The Vulpes lagopus strain Blue_001 chromosome 14, ASM1834538v1, whole genome shotgun sequence genome window below encodes:
- the DDX51 gene encoding ATP-dependent RNA helicase DDX51 — MALFHVARYAGPEAAGAEAGADGRARALLERLQCRARERQRQKQPRQQEAERAAEAAGRRRRRPRRPRRREGCGAAGSPPEPRGKRRRLDGEDGGAGGAGSGEDAPVDPGGSSPAEGSAPPARGLLPGALRRSGAAKAQPFLPLWLAEPSSVGKSVTEDLVPIEDIPEVHPDMQKKLQAHGISSYFPVQAAVIPALLESIANGFLVARGGYRPSDLCVSAPTGSGKTLAFVIPVVQALLCRAVCQVRALVVLPTKELAQQVSKVFNIYTDATPLRVALITGQKSLVKEQESLVQKTVDGFRCLADVVVATPGRLVDHIDQTPGFSLQHLRFLIIDEADRMIDSMHQSWLPRVVEAAFPSDVANDPFALLQRRQLKATTAASISCPQMPLQKLLFSATLTQNPEKLQQLGLYQPRLFSTGLAGRGPRDTDGDGDSGGKYTFPTGLSHHYVPCSLRTKPLAILHLILERNFSRVLCFTNSRENSHRLFLLVQAFGGVAVAEFSSRCRPGQRKVVLKQFEQGKIQLLISTDAMARGIDVQGVQLVINYDAPQYLRTYVHRVGRTARAGRTGQAFTLLLKVQERRFLRMLAEAGVPKMARHDIPSELLQPLVPRYEEALSQLEQAVKEERRQKVA; from the exons ATGGCGCTCTTCCACGTCGCGCGGTACGCAGGCCCCGAGGCGGccggggcggaggcgggggcggaCGGCCGGGCGCGCGCGCTGCTGGAGCGGCTGCAGTGTCGCGCCCGGGAGCGGCAGCGGCAGAAGCAGCCCCGGCAGCAGGAGGCCGAGCGGGCCGCggaggcggcggggcggcggcggcggcggccgcgcagACCGCGGAGGCGCGAgggctgcggggcggcggggagccCGCCCGAGCCGCGGGGGAAGCGGCGGAGACTGGACGGCGAGGACGGGGGCGCAGGTGGGGCCGGGAGCGGCGAAGACGCGCCGGTGGACCCGGGTGGAAGTTCTCCCGCGGAGGGTTCGGCGCCCCCAGCCCGCGGCCTGCTGCCCGGGGCCCTCAGGAGGAGCGGGGCGGCCAAG GCCCAACCTTTCCTGCCATTGTGGTTGGCTGAGCCAAGCTCTGTTGGAAAGAGCGTCACAGAAGACTTGGTGCCTATTGAGGACATCCCGGAAGTCCACCCTGACATGCAGAAGAAACTGCAAGCACACGGCATCTCGTCCTACTTTCcag TCCAGGCAGCAGTGATTCCCGCTCTCCTGGAAAGCATCGCCAACGGGTTCCTGGTGGCCAGAGGCGGCTACCGGCCCAGTGACCTTTGTGTTTCTGCCCCGACGGGCAGTGGGAAGACCTTGGCCTTTGTCATCCCTGTGGTACAG GCCTTGCTATGTCGAGCTGTTTGCCAGGTCCGAGCCTTGGTTGTGCTGCCCACCAAGGAGCTGGCCCAGCAG GTGAGCAAAGTGTTTAACATCTACACAGATGCCACTCCTCTGCGTGTCGCCCTGATCACTGGGCAGAAGTCACTGGTCAAGGAGCAGGAGAGTCTCGTCCAGAAGAC AGTAGACGGCTTCCGCTGCTTGGCTGACGTGGTGGTGGCCACCCCTGGCCGCCTGGTGGACCACATTGACCAGACCCCAGGATTCAGCCTCCAGCATCTCCGCTTCCTG ATCATCGACGAGGCCGACCGGATGATAGACAGCATGCACCAGTCCTGGCTGCCCCGGGTGGTGGAGGCAGCCTTCCCGAGTGATGTTGCCAATGACCCCTTTGCTCTGCTCCAGAGGAGACAACTCAAGGCCACCACTGCTGCCAG TATCTCTTGTCCTCAGATGCCGCTCCAGAAGCTGCTCTTCTCCGCTACCCTGACACAGAATCCTGAGAAGCTGCAGCAGCTAGGCCTCTACCAGCCCCGGCTCTTCTCCACAGGGCTAGCAGGCAGGGGCCCCAGAGACACTGACGGGGACGGGGACTCAGGCGGGAAGTACACCTTTCCTACAGGGCTGTCT CACCACTACGTGCCCTGCAGCCTCCGCACTAAGCCCCTGGCCATCCTGCACCTGATTTTGGAGAGGAATTTCTCAAGAGTCCTTTGTTTTACCAACTCCCGCGAGAACTCTCACAG GCTCTTCCTGCTAGTCCAGGCTTTCGGAGGTGTGGCTGTGGCTGAGTTTTCCTCCCGCTGCAGGCCTGGCCAGAGGAAGGTGGTTTTGAAGCAGTTTGAGCAGGGGAAGATTCAGCT CCTCATCAGCACAGATGCCATGGCTCGAGGTATTGACGTGCAGGGTGTGCAGCTGGTAATCAATTATGACGCTCCCCAGTATCTGCGGACCTACGTGCACCG GGTGGGAAGAACTGCCCGTGCTGGAAGAACCGGACAGGCCTTCACTCTGCTCCTCAAAGTGCAG GAGAGGAGATTCCTCCGGATGCTGGCTGAAGCCGGCGTGCCCAAGATGGCACGGCACGACATCCCTAGTGAGCTCCTGCAGCCGCTCGTCCCTCGGTACGAGGAGGCCCTGTCTCAGCTGGAGCAAGCTGTCAAG GAAGAGCGAAGGCAGAAGGTGGCCTAG
- the NOC4L gene encoding nucleolar complex protein 4 homolog, which translates to MRHRYHSCCNSLRELLAHSSLEVKELALSTLMRFVQLEGGHPLEKPKWDGCYLFPHQLFKAVVEGLLSLEDDCSLLLSQFREYLEHDDIRYHTMQAATDIVVRVANRYPEVPLTFWNNAFTLLSAVSLPRQEGRTSSFYVKHAKLSQTWKVVHLKEHRKAFQLMWLGFLKHELPLGLYKKVLVIMHDSILPHLAQPSLMIDFLTRAYDMGGAISLLALNGLFILIHQHNLEYPDFYRKLYGLLDPSIFHVKYRARFFHLADLFLSSSHLPAYLVAAFAKRLSRLALTAPPEALLMVLPFICNLLRRHPACRVLVHHPLGHELDSDPYDPEEGNPAESRALESSLWELQALQQHYHPEVSQAASVINQALSVSEVSIAPLLELTAFEIFERNLKKKCQESVPLQFIPAQGLLGLQDDLCAQHFTLS; encoded by the exons ATGAGGCACCGGTACCACAGCTGCTGCAACAGCTTGCGGGAGCTCCTGGCCCACTCCTCCCTTGAGGTCAAG GAGCTAGCTCTCAGCACGCTCATGAGGTTTGTGCAGTTGGAAGGAGGTCACCCCCTGGAGAAACCCAAGTGGGACGGCTGCTACTTGTTTCCCCACCAGCTCTTCAAG GCTGTAGTGGAAGGCCTGCTGTCCCTGGAGGACGACTGTTCGCTGCTCCTCTCCCAGTTCCGGGAGTACTTGGAACATGACGACATCCGCTACCACACCATGCAGGCGGCCACGGATATTGTGGTCCGTGTCGCCAACAGGTACCCAGAG GTGCCGCTCACTTTTTGGAACAATGCCTTCACGCTGCTGTCTGCCGTGAGCCTCCCCCGCCAGGAGGGCCGCACCTCTAGCTTCTATGTGAAGCATGCAA AGCTGTCACAGACATGGAAGGTCGTTCATCTGAAG GAGCACAGAAAGGCCTTCCAGCTGATGTGGCTTGGCTTCCTCAAGCACGAG CTGCCCCTTGGCCTGTACAAGAAGGTGCTGGTGATTATGCATGACTCCATCCTGCCCcacctggcccagcccagcctcaTGATCGACTTCCTGACCCGCGCCTATGACATGG GGGGAGCCATCAGCCTCTTGGCTTTGAACGGACTTTTTATCCTGATTCATCAGCACAACCT CGAGTACCCCGATTTCTACCGGAAGCTCTATGGTCTGTTGGACCCATCCATCTTTCACGTCAAGTACCGGGCCCGGTTCTTCCACTTGGCAGATCTCTTCCTGTCATCTTC CCATCTGCCTGCATACTTGGTGGCTGCCTTTGCCAAGCGCTTGTCCCGCCTGGCCTTGACTGCTCCCCCTGAGGCCCTGCTCATGGTCCTGCCCTTCATCTGCAATTTGCTGCGCCGGCACCCCGCCTGCCGTGTCCTCGTGCACCACCCTCTGGGCCACG AGCTGGACAGTGACCCCTATGACCCTGAAGAAGGCAACCCAGCTGAGAGCCGAGCTCTGGAGAGCTCCTTGTGGGAGCTGCAG GCCCTCCAGCAGCATTACCACCCCGAGGTGTCCCAGGCTGCCAGTGTCATCAACCAGGCATTGTCTGTGTCTGAGGTCAGCATCGCACCGTTGCTGGAGCTCACGGCGTTTGAG ATCTTCGAGCGGAACCTGAAGAAGAAATGCCAAGAGTCAGTGCCGCTGCAGTTCATCCCTGCGCAGGGTTTGTTGGGACTTCAGGATGATCTCTGCGCCCAGCACTTCACACTCAGCTGA